The following coding sequences are from one Candidatus Nitrohelix vancouverensis window:
- a CDS encoding protein BatD, which yields MRGKKHPWISISRQVLFALLLCISAAKTSPAADIHAVASVDKTTISLEDVLELKATLMGVQSAARPEMPRMPAFHVRPGGTASSTQIINGKVASSVSYHYHLIPKEKGSYTIPPIVFNVAGTRYLTKPIQIEVVDKIKVTNQSNADAFVEASVSKTDPYVGEQIVYTFKLFRKVDAQNLELETPYDQLYFRKESLGNSKKYEQVVNGVQYKVHELPIAYFPTQAGKTSIPPAILELDLLRSSAQGKFPGRSSFDSFFNDPFFRSQLRSEHKILRTSPIQLNVRPLPKKGKPANFSGLVGDFKMRVSLGKTTLNTGETTTLTVILSGTGNVGEATVGAPELPEHFKIYPDQPVLKADIRNSRLGGEKSFKFALVPLKPGRWDIPVPTFTFFDPARKLYMDLKAEPTSLTVMGVEAKEPLSQFDASAENRTNTGSRTSGDELFPIHTDLRDFSNQKFSGIDWALILAGFTFPLAGYFYRARRYQKTLHRQSHSAFYRSKEALALALSRIQQLKDQPSAKPKEIVRDLSQILREYAGNKFDLDSAAFTSEELSNLSLSDEEQLQIARSLGAMLKNFERLQFSPTAEINGPALINTALETLQEFEKVS from the coding sequence ATGAGGGGAAAGAAACATCCATGGATCAGCATTTCCCGCCAAGTCCTGTTCGCCCTGCTCCTCTGCATCAGCGCTGCCAAAACCAGTCCGGCGGCTGATATCCATGCAGTCGCATCGGTCGACAAGACCACAATATCGCTTGAAGACGTGCTGGAATTAAAGGCAACCTTAATGGGCGTGCAAAGCGCGGCGCGCCCCGAAATGCCGCGAATGCCCGCATTTCATGTTCGCCCTGGCGGAACCGCTTCGTCCACGCAAATAATCAACGGGAAAGTCGCCTCCAGCGTCAGCTATCATTACCATCTGATTCCCAAAGAGAAAGGGTCTTATACTATTCCCCCCATTGTTTTTAACGTTGCGGGAACACGCTACCTAACAAAGCCCATACAGATTGAAGTCGTCGACAAGATCAAGGTAACGAATCAAAGCAATGCCGATGCCTTTGTCGAAGCGTCGGTGTCCAAAACCGATCCTTATGTCGGCGAACAGATCGTTTACACCTTCAAGTTGTTTCGCAAAGTGGACGCTCAAAATCTGGAGCTGGAAACTCCCTATGACCAGTTATATTTTCGAAAAGAGAGTCTGGGGAACTCCAAGAAATACGAACAGGTCGTCAACGGAGTCCAGTACAAGGTTCACGAACTTCCCATTGCCTATTTTCCAACGCAGGCGGGCAAGACTTCCATCCCACCTGCTATCCTTGAACTCGACTTGCTCCGTTCCAGTGCGCAAGGGAAATTCCCCGGTCGCTCTTCGTTTGACTCTTTTTTTAACGATCCGTTTTTTCGCTCTCAATTACGCTCCGAACACAAAATCCTGCGAACGTCTCCCATTCAATTGAACGTGCGCCCTCTCCCGAAAAAAGGCAAACCTGCTAATTTTTCCGGTTTGGTCGGCGACTTCAAAATGCGCGTATCTCTGGGAAAGACGACCCTCAATACCGGCGAAACTACAACGCTCACAGTGATTTTATCCGGCACGGGGAATGTGGGTGAAGCGACTGTCGGAGCGCCGGAATTGCCCGAGCATTTTAAAATTTATCCCGATCAACCCGTATTGAAAGCCGATATTCGAAACTCCCGGCTCGGAGGAGAAAAGAGTTTTAAATTCGCCCTTGTCCCACTCAAGCCAGGTCGATGGGATATCCCTGTCCCAACTTTCACGTTTTTCGATCCAGCCCGGAAACTCTATATGGACCTTAAAGCTGAACCCACGTCTCTGACGGTGATGGGCGTTGAAGCCAAAGAACCGCTCTCGCAATTTGACGCCTCAGCCGAAAACAGAACAAACACAGGGAGCCGAACATCTGGCGACGAACTCTTCCCGATTCACACCGACCTGAGAGATTTCAGTAATCAGAAATTTTCAGGCATCGACTGGGCTTTGATCCTTGCGGGATTCACGTTTCCGCTTGCAGGTTATTTTTACCGGGCCCGCCGCTACCAAAAAACTTTGCACAGACAATCGCACTCAGCCTTTTACCGAAGCAAGGAGGCCCTCGCGCTTGCCTTGTCGCGCATTCAACAGTTAAAGGATCAGCCCTCTGCCAAACCCAAGGAAATCGTACGGGACCTGTCTCAAATCCTTCGCGAATACGCTGGCAACAAATTTGATTTAGACAGCGCGGCTTTCACCTCCGAGGAACTGTCAAATCTCAGTTTGAGCGATGAGGAACAATTGCAAATCGCCCGATCGCTCGGCGCCATGTTGAAAAATTTTGAGAGACTTCAATTTTCTCCGACGGCGGAAATCAATGGCCCCGCGCTCATAAATACCGCGTTGGAAACATTGCAGGAGTTTGAAAAGGTCTCATGA
- a CDS encoding tetratricopeptide repeat protein, whose protein sequence is MILSRYIHLLLTLHLLTLGASPAFANEAESLYQQGDYESASQHFETETRENPEDLAIQYNLGNSRYKSGKFDQALESYQQSGVAPENPELQQFAVYNSGNALFKMGKLKEAESAFKKSLELNPKDMDAKFNLEFVRKQLEEQKKKRQQDDPKQQNQNKKPKEDKDADPSQSSQQQGPDSGNQQKNPPPSNSGGQTQTAKNQPPRPGEGRSRLSKEEADRRLNAISENRKELIQKQIAKNQASKNPPKVDW, encoded by the coding sequence ATGATTCTTTCCAGATACATACACCTGCTATTGACCCTGCACCTGCTGACGCTTGGGGCTTCACCCGCTTTTGCCAATGAGGCGGAATCCCTCTATCAACAGGGAGACTACGAAAGCGCCTCGCAACATTTCGAGACGGAAACACGCGAGAACCCCGAAGATTTAGCGATTCAGTACAACCTCGGCAACAGTCGCTACAAGAGCGGGAAATTCGACCAGGCGCTGGAATCCTATCAACAATCGGGGGTCGCGCCTGAGAATCCCGAGTTGCAACAATTTGCAGTTTATAATTCCGGCAATGCGCTGTTCAAAATGGGAAAACTTAAAGAAGCCGAATCGGCCTTCAAAAAATCCCTGGAGTTGAATCCCAAAGATATGGACGCTAAATTCAATCTGGAATTTGTCCGCAAACAACTGGAAGAGCAGAAAAAAAAGCGCCAACAAGACGACCCCAAACAACAGAACCAGAATAAAAAACCCAAGGAAGATAAGGACGCCGATCCATCGCAATCAAGTCAACAGCAGGGGCCAGACTCTGGAAATCAGCAAAAAAATCCGCCGCCATCAAACTCTGGCGGCCAGACTCAAACTGCTAAAAACCAGCCCCCGCGCCCCGGCGAAGGGAGAAGCAGACTCTCGAAAGAAGAAGCCGACCGACGCCTGAATGCCATCTCAGAAAACAGAAAAGAATTGATCCAAAAACAAATTGCTAAAAACCAAGCTAGCAAAAATCCGCCAAAGGTTGACTGGTAA
- a CDS encoding Bax inhibitor-1/YccA family protein, which produces MMESLDRTMSVDAVAAENQRFMVRVYNWMTAGIGVTGAMAFYVSNSETMSSMILGNAIVPIVLIIAQLGLVVYLSGWVHKMSASQATGIFLLYAGLTGLTFSAIFLMYTAASITSTFVVTAGTFGAMSFYGYTTKKDLTSWGSFLFMGLIGIILASVVNIFMESSAMHWVITYAGILIFVGLTAYDTQRIKEMNVLGNEGTEEDTKEAVVGALTLYLDFINLFLMLLRVMGDQRE; this is translated from the coding sequence ATAATGGAAAGTTTAGATCGTACAATGAGCGTAGATGCGGTAGCCGCTGAGAATCAGCGCTTTATGGTTCGCGTTTATAACTGGATGACGGCGGGAATCGGCGTGACGGGCGCAATGGCTTTTTACGTGTCCAACAGCGAAACCATGTCATCCATGATCCTGGGCAACGCCATCGTACCTATCGTTCTCATCATCGCTCAATTGGGCCTGGTCGTTTACCTTTCCGGCTGGGTTCACAAAATGAGCGCAAGTCAGGCAACCGGCATTTTCCTACTGTACGCAGGGCTGACCGGACTGACCTTTTCGGCTATTTTCTTGATGTACACAGCCGCGTCGATCACATCGACCTTCGTCGTGACAGCGGGCACCTTCGGCGCCATGAGTTTTTACGGTTACACAACCAAAAAGGATCTGACCTCTTGGGGAAGTTTCCTGTTCATGGGTCTGATCGGTATCATTCTGGCGTCGGTGGTCAACATCTTCATGGAAAGTAGCGCGATGCACTGGGTCATCACCTACGCCGGAATCCTGATTTTCGTGGGACTGACCGCGTATGACACGCAACGTATCAAGGAGATGAATGTTCTGGGCAACGAAGGCACCGAAGAAGACACCAAAGAAGCGGTTGTTGGCGCCTTGACGCTGTACCTGGATTTCATCAACTTGTTCCTCATGCTTCTGCGAGTGATGGGCGATCAACGCGAATAA
- a CDS encoding VWA domain-containing protein, whose amino-acid sequence MRFAEPSYLHLLWLLIPVGLLLIWGLRRKRELIQIFFGAEQGARLVSARFMNLQKKQALFSALALFFGLLALAQPRWGFEWQEVRREGVDIIIALDVSNSMLAQDLKPSRLERARREISDFLNLLQGDRVGLIAFAGTAFVQCPLTLDYSAARIFLNSLDVDLIPVQGTNLGEAIRLSLQSFSATEKKSRALILITDGEDQEGMAETAAREALEAGVKIFSIGVGAEEGAPIPFPGGFKKDEAGEVVLTRLDESALKSIAEITGGGYVRSVSGDMDLENIYFEQLQKKVDSRQLNTQREKKWQERFQWAALLALIFLLIPWTFDRKTASEKS is encoded by the coding sequence ATGCGTTTCGCCGAACCGTCTTACCTGCACCTGCTCTGGCTATTGATTCCCGTCGGCCTCTTGTTGATCTGGGGCTTGCGCCGAAAACGCGAGTTGATCCAGATTTTCTTTGGCGCGGAACAAGGCGCCCGCCTGGTATCCGCCCGCTTCATGAATCTGCAAAAAAAACAGGCGCTCTTTTCAGCGTTGGCTCTGTTTTTTGGTTTGCTGGCGCTGGCGCAACCGCGCTGGGGTTTCGAGTGGCAGGAAGTCCGGCGCGAGGGCGTCGATATCATCATCGCGCTGGACGTCTCCAACAGCATGCTCGCGCAGGACCTGAAACCCAGTCGGCTGGAACGGGCGAGACGCGAGATTTCCGATTTTCTGAACCTGTTGCAGGGCGACCGCGTGGGCCTCATCGCCTTCGCCGGAACCGCCTTTGTTCAGTGTCCCTTAACGCTGGACTACTCTGCGGCGCGCATCTTTCTGAATTCCCTCGACGTTGATTTGATCCCCGTGCAGGGAACCAATCTTGGAGAAGCCATCCGTTTATCCCTGCAATCCTTCAGCGCCACCGAGAAAAAATCCCGCGCCCTCATACTGATCACCGACGGCGAAGATCAGGAGGGTATGGCGGAAACAGCCGCCAGGGAAGCCCTGGAAGCCGGAGTTAAAATTTTCTCGATAGGCGTCGGCGCAGAAGAAGGCGCGCCCATCCCCTTCCCCGGCGGATTCAAAAAAGACGAAGCGGGAGAAGTCGTCCTCACTCGACTGGATGAGAGCGCCCTGAAATCCATCGCGGAAATTACAGGCGGCGGTTATGTGCGATCCGTGTCCGGTGATATGGATCTGGAGAACATCTATTTCGAGCAACTCCAGAAGAAAGTGGATTCCCGACAACTCAACACCCAGCGCGAGAAAAAATGGCAGGAACGTTTTCAATGGGCAGCGCTCCTGGCTTTGATATTCCTACTGATTCCATGGACATTCGACCGGAAAACCGCCTCTGAAAAATCGTAA